The following proteins are co-located in the Castanea sativa cultivar Marrone di Chiusa Pesio chromosome 8, ASM4071231v1 genome:
- the LOC142606901 gene encoding flavanone 7-O-glucoside 2''-O-beta-L-rhamnosyltransferase-like, giving the protein MDSKQERSNSTSILMLPWLAHGHISPFLDLARKLSLRNFHVYFCSTPINLKPVRESLLEKTFSSIQLVDLHLPYLAELSPQYHTTKDLPPHLMSTLKTAFDSAKPMFSNILKALKPNLLIYDFMQPWAPVAAREENIEAVMLSICGAAASSLMAFHSNNPGKEFPFQALNFPQAECEKTMRFLHYTANGITKKERYMQCIERSSHIILIKTSREIESQYIDYLSGLVGKERVPVGPLVHEPKNKDDDMVIIEWLNKKDPSSVVFVSFGSEYFLSLAEMEEIAIGLELSKVSFIWVVRFHGGDKISIHEALPEGFLERIREKGMAVEGWAPQAKILGHSSIGGLVSHCGWSSTLEGMMFGVPIIAIPMHLDQPLNAKLVVEVGVGVEVSRENEKLKAEEVAKVIKKVAMQEEGKEVRKKAKELSQRMKDKDDGEMDVVVEKLVQLLGESRISTTFEEI; this is encoded by the coding sequence ATGGATTCCAAGCAGGAAAGAAGTAATAGTACTAGTATCTTAATGCTGCCTTGGTTAGCTCATGGGCACATCTCACCCTTCTTAGATTTAGCCAGAAAACTCTCACTCAGAAATTTCCATGTTTATTTCTGTTCCACGCCCATCAATCTAAAACCAGTAAGAGAATCTCTTTTAGAGAAAACATTCTCTTCAATACAATTAGTAGATCTTCACCTCCCTTATTTAGCAGAACTCTCTCCTCAATACCACACTACCAAAGACCTCCCTCCCCATCTCATGTCCACGCTCAAAACAGCCTTTGACTCAGCCAAACCTATGTTTAGCAACATCTTGAAGGCCCTAAAGCCAAACCTCTTAATCTATGATTTTATGCAACCATGGGCTCCAGTGGCAGCTCGTGAAGAAAACATTGAAGCTGTTATGTTGTCAATTTGTGGTGCGGCTGCTAGTTCTTTGATGGCTTTCCATAGCAATAATCCTGGCAAGGAATTTCCATTTCAAGCCTTAAATTTCCCACAGGCTGAATGCGAGAAAACCATGCGTTTCCTGCATTATACTGCAAATGGTatcacaaagaaagaaaggtaCATGCAATGCATAGAAAGATCTTCCCACATAATCTTGATCAAGACCTCGAGAGAGATTGAATCACAGTATATTGATTATCTCTCTGGTTTAGTAGGGAAGGAGAGAGTTCCTGTTGGGCCTCTTGTTCATGAACCTAAGAACAAAGATGATGATATGGTAATCATAGAATGGCTCAACAAGAAAGACCCTTCTTCGGttgtatttgtttcttttggAAGTGAGTACTTTCTTTCATTGGCAGAAATGGAAGAGATAGCTATTGGGCTTGAACTTAGCAAGGTTAGTTTCATATGGGTTGTGAGATTTCATGGTGGAGACAAAATTAGTATTCATGAAGCTTTACCTGAAGGATTCTTGGAGAGGATTCGAGAGAAGGGTATGGCGGTGGAAGGTTGGGCTCCACAGGCAAAAATATTGGGGCATTCAAGCATTGGTGGGTTGGTGAGTCACTGTGGTTGGAGTTCAACACTTGAAGGAATGATGTTTGGGGTACCAATCATAGCCATTCCCATGCATCTTGACCAACCCTTAAATGCCAAATTGGTGGTGGaggttggtgttggtgttgaggtttcaagagagaatgagaaGCTCAAGGCAGAAGAGGTGGCCAAGGTGATAAAAAAAGTAGCGATGCAAGAGGAAGGGAAGGAAGTAAGGAAGAAAGCCAAAGAACTGAGTCAGAGAATGAAGGACAAAGATGATGGAGAGATGGATGTGGTGGTAGAGAAGCTGGTGCAGCTACTCGGAGAATCTAGAATTTCTACCACTTTTGAGGAAATATAG
- the LOC142606902 gene encoding uncharacterized protein LOC142606902, which produces MLAAMATPKQMWEQQQSQMQRVKNSGIISCNGSPIKDDKEEEMSRSALAIFRAKEEEIERKKMEVRNKVHAQLGRVEEATKRLAEIREELEALTDPMRKEVGTIRKRIDAVNKELRPLGQSCQKKEREYKEALEAFNEKNKEKAQLVTKLMELVGESEKMRMRKLEELSKNVDTVK; this is translated from the exons ATGCTGGCAGCAATGGCAACACCAAAACAGATGTGGGAGCAGCAACAATCACAGATGCAGCGAGTGAAGAACTCAGGAATTATCAGTTGCAATGGGAGCCCAATAAAGGATGACAAGGAAGAAGAGATGTCACGGTCAGCATTGGCTATCTTCCGTgcaaaggaagaagaaattGAGAGGAAGAAGATGGAGGTCAGGAATAAGGTTCATGCTCAGCTGGGCCGTGTTGAAGAAGCAACTAAGCGCCTAGCAGAGATTCGAGAG GAGCTTGAGGCTCTCACAGATCCAATGAGGAAGGAAGTTGGAACTATCCGCAAGAGGATAGATGCTGTTAACAAAGAATTAAGGCCACTGGGTCAAAGCTGCCAAAAGAAG GAGAGAGAATACAAGGAAGCCCTTGAGGCTTTCAATgagaaaaacaaggaaaaagcTCAACTAGTCACTAAATTAATGGAG CTGGTGGGTGAAAGTGAGAAAATGAGGATGAGGAAGCTGGAGGAGCTCAGCAAAAATGTAGATACTGTGAAATAA